A single Xylella taiwanensis DNA region contains:
- a CDS encoding GatB/YqeY domain-containing protein, whose translation MSLKQHITDDMKVAMKSGDKHSLGVIRLINAAIKQKEIDERITLDDESVLTVLHKMVKQRRDSLKQYSDAGREDLAQIERDEIIVIERYLPARLSEAEIVTAIQTTIAETGASSSADMGKLMGALKSKLAGQADMGQISALVKKHLSH comes from the coding sequence ATGAGCCTCAAACAACACATCACCGATGACATGAAGGTCGCCATGAAGAGCGGCGACAAACACAGCCTAGGGGTGATCCGACTCATCAACGCCGCTATCAAGCAGAAAGAAATCGACGAACGCATCACGTTGGATGATGAAAGTGTACTCACGGTGTTGCACAAAATGGTCAAGCAACGCAGGGATTCACTAAAACAATACAGCGATGCCGGCCGCGAGGACCTTGCTCAGATAGAACGCGACGAAATCATAGTGATCGAACGCTACCTACCAGCCAGACTCAGCGAAGCAGAGATTGTTACTGCAATCCAAACAACGATTGCAGAAACTGGCGCCTCAAGTTCAGCCGATATGGGAAAACTGATGGGAGCGCTCAAATCTAAGTTGGCCGGCCAAGCCGACATGGGACAAATCTCTGCACTGGTGAAAAAACACCTGTCTCACTAA
- a CDS encoding YihY/virulence factor BrkB family protein — protein MAEHLLSPKRLNKHLQRLQQSLPMALVNRFTEIDVLTQAASLSFYALLSLAPLLVLLLWLTASLYPTAQEALITQIDQLAGNSAATVAKTILQNATAQPTFGTLAGLWSTLLLLIGATAVFAQLQNALNLIFHTDQQRMDGMQAWLKKRVFSFGVVLALGFLLIISMIATTALQVVFAHLPSMLPTIGYLTTLVLYTLAFAFLYRYLPDRVVNWRQACIGGAITACLFTLGRYAIGLYISTAAPGSAYGSMGALVIMLVWMYYTSVVFFIGALLTAVIDERLRDHHSIRTSKRHTRRRTSSDT, from the coding sequence ATGGCGGAGCATCTCCTTTCACCCAAACGACTAAATAAACACCTGCAACGCTTGCAACAGAGCCTACCGATGGCGCTGGTCAACCGTTTCACCGAGATCGACGTACTGACTCAAGCCGCCTCACTGTCGTTCTACGCACTGTTATCGCTGGCACCACTACTGGTACTGCTACTGTGGCTGACCGCCTCGCTGTATCCAACCGCACAAGAAGCGCTGATCACACAGATTGACCAGTTAGCCGGCAACAGTGCAGCCACCGTTGCCAAAACGATCTTACAGAACGCCACCGCACAACCTACTTTCGGCACGCTGGCAGGACTGTGGAGCACCTTGCTATTACTCATCGGGGCGACAGCGGTATTCGCACAATTACAAAACGCGCTGAACCTCATCTTCCACACCGATCAACAACGCATGGACGGGATGCAAGCATGGCTGAAAAAGCGGGTATTTTCGTTCGGTGTTGTGTTGGCACTGGGCTTCCTGCTGATCATCTCCATGATCGCCACAACCGCACTGCAAGTCGTGTTTGCACACTTGCCTTCCATGCTGCCAACGATAGGCTACCTGACCACGTTGGTGTTATACACGTTGGCCTTTGCGTTTTTGTACCGCTATCTACCCGACCGGGTCGTCAACTGGCGCCAAGCCTGCATTGGCGGTGCGATCACCGCTTGCTTATTTACTCTGGGCCGCTATGCCATCGGACTGTACATTAGCACCGCCGCACCGGGAAGCGCCTACGGCTCAATGGGTGCATTGGTCATTATGCTGGTATGGATGTACTACACATCCGTCGTGTTCTTCATCGGCGCACTGCTGACTGCCGTCATCGACGAGCGATTGCGCGACCACCACAGCATACGCACCTCCAAGCGTCACACTCGCCGCCGGACCTCATCGGACACCTAA
- the dnaG gene encoding DNA primase, with translation MARIPDAFIDELLARTDIVEVVGSRLPLKRQGKEYASRCPFHDERSASFYVSPAKQFYHCFGCGAHGTAISFLMNYDRLEFLDAVDELAKHAGMEVPRETQPNQAQQDDSRALYAALEAASHFFQKHLESSPKVQAYLNERGVDSSTRTRFQIGYAPDGYSALKDTLGTDQRRIALLDRAGMFSKNDRDHVYDKFRDRVMFPIFDRRGRVIAFGGRVLDKDKSPKYLNSPETALFHKGRELYGLWQVRQAHQNIERLIVVEGYMDVISLFQFGVTQAVATLGTATTVEHAELLFRNAPDVYFCFDGDNAGRKAGWRALESVLPRMKEGRQAFFLFLPDGEDPDTIVRKEGKDAFNERLKQAIPLSQFFFDALSRDITLSTLDGKARLAERARPLLMQIPDGAFNDLMRQHLAHLTGVNVAHPVSAPTATSRPPAHIPTQKRNLVHATIAIVLQQPSLVMTLDNQSPLAITGLRQPGIDLLLELLDLVRQRPEITTGTLLEHFTEREEHVLLRTLATQAIPGDASTWTQELHGAITQMEKQLLQQRLDELQAKQRTQRLDETDKYELRELLKARATLR, from the coding sequence ATGGCCCGCATCCCTGATGCATTCATTGATGAACTGCTCGCTCGCACCGATATCGTCGAGGTGGTAGGCAGCCGCTTACCGCTTAAACGTCAAGGCAAGGAATATGCATCGCGCTGCCCATTCCACGACGAGCGCTCCGCCTCGTTCTATGTCTCCCCGGCCAAACAGTTCTACCACTGCTTCGGTTGTGGCGCACATGGCACCGCAATCAGTTTTTTAATGAACTACGACCGCCTCGAATTCCTCGACGCCGTCGACGAACTCGCCAAACACGCCGGGATGGAAGTCCCGCGCGAAACCCAGCCGAACCAAGCACAGCAAGACGACAGCCGCGCCCTGTACGCCGCACTGGAAGCCGCATCGCACTTCTTCCAAAAACACCTGGAAAGCAGCCCCAAAGTCCAGGCATACCTAAACGAACGCGGCGTCGATAGCAGCACCCGCACGCGCTTCCAGATTGGTTACGCACCAGACGGTTATAGCGCACTCAAAGACACCTTGGGGACCGACCAGCGGCGCATCGCACTATTAGACCGCGCAGGCATGTTCTCCAAAAACGACCGTGACCACGTCTACGACAAATTCCGCGACCGGGTGATGTTCCCGATCTTTGACCGGCGCGGCCGGGTCATTGCCTTTGGCGGCCGGGTGCTCGACAAGGACAAAAGTCCGAAATACCTCAACTCGCCGGAAACTGCCTTGTTTCACAAAGGCCGCGAACTGTACGGCCTGTGGCAGGTCCGTCAGGCACACCAGAACATCGAGCGGTTAATCGTTGTCGAAGGCTACATGGACGTGATCTCACTGTTCCAGTTTGGCGTCACCCAAGCCGTCGCCACACTCGGCACGGCAACCACTGTGGAACACGCGGAACTGCTCTTTCGCAACGCCCCGGACGTGTACTTCTGCTTCGACGGCGACAACGCCGGGCGGAAAGCCGGTTGGCGTGCACTCGAATCGGTGCTGCCACGCATGAAGGAAGGACGACAAGCCTTCTTCCTGTTCCTGCCCGATGGCGAGGATCCAGACACAATCGTACGTAAAGAAGGCAAAGATGCGTTCAACGAACGGCTGAAACAGGCCATACCACTGTCGCAATTCTTCTTCGACGCCCTGTCCCGCGACATCACTCTCAGCACTCTGGACGGCAAAGCACGCCTGGCCGAACGCGCCCGCCCACTATTAATGCAGATCCCCGACGGCGCATTCAACGATCTGATGCGACAACACCTGGCACACCTCACCGGTGTCAATGTCGCACACCCCGTATCAGCACCAACCGCCACATCACGGCCACCGGCACACATCCCCACACAGAAACGCAACCTGGTCCACGCAACAATCGCAATCGTTCTACAGCAACCCTCGCTAGTGATGACCCTGGACAACCAATCCCCGCTTGCCATTACCGGCCTGCGGCAGCCGGGCATCGACCTACTCCTGGAATTACTCGACCTAGTGCGGCAACGCCCGGAAATCACCACAGGCACACTACTGGAACACTTCACAGAACGCGAAGAACACGTCCTACTGCGCACCCTGGCCACACAAGCCATACCAGGCGACGCCAGCACCTGGACCCAGGAGTTACACGGCGCGATCACACAAATGGAGAAACAACTCCTTCAGCAACGCCTGGACGAGCTACAAGCCAAACAACGCACCCAGCGCCTGGACGAAACTGATAAGTACGAACTGCGTGAACTTCTGAAAGCGCGCGCCACGCTGCGGTGA
- a CDS encoding tryptophan--tRNA ligase — translation MSIRVLTGITTSGTPHLGNYVGAIRPAIRAAGAPGTESFYFLADLHSLIKAQDPERTQRSTLEIAASWLACGLDPEKVWLYRQSDVPETTELLWLLTCVAAKGILNRAHAYKAVVDKNRSEGEDDDAGVTAGLFMYPVLMAADILLFNAHQVPVGRDQIQHIEMARDFAQRFNHVYAGEYFVLPEAVIDMQVATLPGLDGRKMSKSYGNTIPLFSTREGLQKQVFSIVTDSRAPGEPKEAAGAAVFQLYQAFAGVAESAGFAQALADGMGWGEAKQCLFERIDAEIAPLRERYADFMRRPADIEAMLRDSAVRLRERDAIPLVARLREAVGLRTLSHHTAAAAPVPREKAALPAFKQYRAQDGRFYFKLIDGQGGVLVQSTGFSSPQEAGQWMSMLKQAVLVETLVSPMLEPVADPVAVLAALRTLREVG, via the coding sequence ATGAGTATCCGTGTTCTGACTGGTATCACCACTTCCGGGACGCCCCATTTGGGGAATTATGTTGGTGCGATTCGCCCGGCGATCCGTGCGGCTGGTGCGCCTGGAACTGAAAGTTTTTATTTCTTGGCCGATCTGCACAGCTTGATCAAAGCGCAGGATCCAGAGCGTACGCAGCGTTCGACGCTGGAAATTGCAGCGAGTTGGCTGGCGTGTGGTCTGGATCCGGAGAAAGTGTGGCTGTATCGGCAGAGTGATGTGCCGGAAACTACAGAGTTGCTGTGGTTGCTGACGTGTGTTGCAGCCAAGGGCATTCTCAACCGTGCGCATGCCTATAAGGCGGTGGTGGATAAGAACCGTAGTGAGGGTGAGGATGATGATGCTGGGGTCACTGCCGGTCTGTTTATGTATCCGGTGTTGATGGCGGCGGACATCCTTCTGTTCAATGCGCATCAGGTCCCGGTGGGGCGCGATCAGATTCAGCATATTGAGATGGCGCGTGATTTCGCGCAGCGTTTTAACCATGTGTACGCGGGGGAGTATTTTGTGCTCCCAGAGGCGGTGATCGATATGCAGGTGGCGACCTTGCCGGGTTTGGATGGGCGCAAGATGAGTAAAAGCTATGGCAATACAATCCCGCTTTTCTCCACGCGTGAAGGTTTGCAGAAGCAGGTGTTCTCGATCGTCACCGATTCCCGTGCGCCAGGGGAGCCCAAGGAGGCGGCTGGTGCGGCTGTGTTTCAGTTGTATCAGGCGTTTGCTGGTGTTGCAGAGAGTGCGGGGTTCGCGCAGGCATTGGCTGATGGTATGGGGTGGGGGGAGGCGAAGCAGTGTTTGTTCGAGCGTATCGATGCCGAGATTGCGCCGCTGCGGGAACGTTATGCAGATTTCATGAGGCGTCCGGCGGATATCGAAGCGATGTTGCGTGACAGCGCGGTGCGTTTGCGGGAGCGCGATGCGATACCGCTGGTGGCGCGCTTGCGTGAGGCGGTGGGCTTGCGCACGTTGTCGCATCACACTGCCGCGGCCGCGCCGGTGCCGCGAGAGAAAGCAGCGTTGCCGGCATTTAAGCAATACCGCGCGCAGGATGGGCGTTTCTACTTCAAGTTGATCGATGGACAGGGGGGGGTGCTGGTGCAGAGCACGGGATTTTCTTCACCGCAAGAGGCCGGTCAGTGGATGTCGATGCTGAAGCAGGCGGTGTTGGTCGAGACGCTGGTCTCTCCGATGTTGGAACCGGTGGCTGATCCTGTTGCTGTGCTCGCTGCGCTGCGCACGCTGCGTGAGGTTGGTTGA
- the recD gene encoding exodeoxyribonuclease V subunit alpha: MSLLAALYQAGVLRTVDDALAQSLCRLDPETPDMVAAAAALASLAVAHGHAGVELAHPGGLAGERCAWPSGADWAQMLRASPWVAEPSGGHVPTLPDCPLVLEHGVLYLRRYREYERRLASGVLRVAAARLLPIEPAALAPVFAVLFPQGHAGQDRQARAAALALQRALLLITGGPGTGKTTTIARLLVLRIAQARQQGVPPPRIALAAPTGRAAERMAESLRAAAARVRAAGLDAALLAALPSGASTVHRLLGVVPDTPRFRHHADNPLPYDLIVIDEASMVDLPLMCKLVDAVADGTQLILLGDPDQLPSVEAGDVLAAILAAAGAGDVLDAADAQALVPLLGKPSPAVASERSCVRGSLHGHRVHLQNSHRQGADFDLAPLAAAVRLGDAGAVLGLLRGGTLRGVQFHAGVLDPCGDAGQMLLAHWRALAALSDPVQALAAAARVRLLTALRDGPQGASGLNARIEHLLGGRRGGADEYFHGRLVLITENSSRHRLFNGDIGVCLREPDGTVWAWFSGEGAAGVRAFAPAALPAHESAFAMTVHKAQGSECDTVWLQLPRQDSRVLSRELIYTGLTRARHTLHLAGGEAVLCAALARHAVRVSGLAWRLGADPTGWNAVPTAALGGHADTSGMLVQGELF, from the coding sequence ATGAGCTTGCTCGCTGCGCTATACCAGGCTGGCGTGCTGCGTACGGTGGACGATGCGTTGGCACAGAGCCTGTGTCGCCTCGATCCGGAGACCCCGGATATGGTGGCTGCCGCCGCTGCTCTGGCCTCGCTGGCGGTGGCGCATGGTCATGCGGGCGTGGAGCTGGCACACCCGGGGGGGCTTGCTGGAGAGAGGTGCGCCTGGCCCTCCGGAGCGGACTGGGCACAGATGCTGCGCGCCAGCCCCTGGGTGGCCGAGCCGTCCGGGGGGCATGTGCCGACGCTGCCAGATTGTCCGTTAGTGCTTGAACACGGTGTGCTGTATCTGCGCCGCTATCGGGAGTATGAGCGGCGCCTCGCCAGCGGGGTGCTCCGGGTGGCTGCCGCACGCTTGCTGCCGATCGAACCCGCAGCACTGGCGCCCGTGTTTGCTGTGCTGTTTCCACAGGGACACGCTGGGCAGGATCGGCAGGCGCGCGCCGCGGCGTTAGCTTTGCAGCGTGCGTTATTACTGATCACGGGTGGGCCTGGGACCGGCAAGACCACGACGATTGCGCGCTTGCTCGTGCTGCGCATCGCTCAAGCGCGGCAACAAGGTGTGCCGCCGCCACGTATTGCGCTGGCCGCACCGACGGGCCGCGCGGCGGAGCGCATGGCTGAAAGTCTGCGTGCAGCGGCGGCGCGGGTGCGTGCCGCGGGCCTGGATGCGGCGTTGCTGGCGGCGTTGCCGTCGGGAGCGAGCACGGTGCATCGTTTGCTCGGTGTTGTTCCCGATACGCCGCGCTTCCGCCACCATGCCGACAATCCCTTGCCGTATGACCTGATCGTGATTGATGAGGCATCCATGGTGGATTTACCGTTGATGTGTAAGCTGGTCGATGCTGTGGCGGACGGCACGCAGTTGATTTTGCTGGGTGATCCGGATCAGTTGCCGTCCGTGGAGGCGGGCGATGTGCTGGCGGCGATTCTGGCCGCTGCTGGTGCCGGTGACGTGTTGGACGCGGCTGATGCGCAGGCATTGGTGCCCTTGTTAGGCAAGCCGTCTCCAGCGGTGGCTTCAGAACGTTCCTGTGTTCGCGGCAGTCTGCATGGGCATCGTGTGCATCTGCAAAACAGTCACCGCCAGGGTGCGGATTTCGATTTGGCACCGCTGGCCGCGGCGGTGCGCCTGGGGGATGCCGGGGCCGTGCTGGGGTTGCTGCGCGGCGGCACACTCCGTGGGGTGCAATTTCATGCAGGGGTGTTGGATCCGTGTGGCGATGCTGGTCAGATGTTGCTGGCGCATTGGCGTGCATTGGCTGCGCTGTCTGATCCGGTACAGGCATTGGCCGCGGCGGCGCGGGTGCGCCTGCTGACTGCGCTGCGTGACGGGCCACAGGGGGCTTCTGGGCTCAATGCGCGGATCGAGCATCTGCTTGGTGGGCGTCGCGGCGGTGCGGATGAGTATTTTCATGGCCGGCTGGTGTTAATCACTGAGAACAGCAGCCGTCACCGCCTGTTCAATGGTGATATCGGCGTCTGTCTGCGCGAGCCCGATGGGACGGTGTGGGCTTGGTTTTCCGGTGAAGGGGCCGCGGGTGTCCGCGCATTCGCACCGGCGGCATTGCCGGCGCATGAGAGTGCGTTTGCGATGACGGTGCATAAGGCGCAGGGGTCGGAATGCGACACCGTTTGGCTGCAATTGCCGCGTCAAGACAGCCGGGTGCTGTCGCGCGAGCTGATCTACACGGGATTGACCCGGGCGCGTCATACGCTCCATCTGGCCGGTGGTGAAGCGGTGCTGTGCGCGGCGTTGGCACGGCATGCGGTGCGGGTGTCCGGGCTAGCTTGGCGGCTCGGTGCCGATCCCACTGGCTGGAATGCGGTGCCCACAGCGGCGCTTGGGGGGCACGCTGATACATCCGGGATGTTGGTGCAAGGTGAGTTGTTCTGA
- a CDS encoding UvrD-helicase domain-containing protein, which produces MSAAPDPYLTLPLQGVRLIEASAGTGKTFTMATLVTRLIVERGLRIGHILAVTFTDAATQELRTRIRERLVLAARLVPHAAAGLVTVASQQPQVPDGRVDAPAQHVTRVTPVVAGLASPEAPDVALSLHILRTYLAASDETPETLRWRLQQAADEIDLAAIFTIHGFCARVLCEHALEAGQSFTPPTLLASDRDLLHELATDLWRQGMADAEAVDDLIHLWPGGAEMLAQDLGDLLYQPRLYPVPSQENAVGMGDAALATAEATLRHVWQAHGAALRIALHTALEDGVLSKTSYKPDALNELSDWLERWTVAPETCPVPHPKLETLTAAALQAGTRKHSAGRLPISPVSGAVERYLDALVSVDVARAQRRLRRLHLLRAEARVRLTALKRQRRVQTYDDLIEGVAQALDGVYGLTLVRRLREQYRIALVDEFQDTDITQWRIFHHVFGDAALVHTAGLTPALFLIGDPKQAIYGFRGGDVHTYLAAAARAERAPPLERNFRSRPVLLRAIQALYAQGGEDAFLTPGIAFHPVQPGTQCSAADLSHAGVDAPALVVWQAPPPLDSTARGKPKPWSAEAARTLCTDACVHAIYRWLADAQTGRAMLEGRPVCAGDIAVLVRNHREAALLQQALARAGIPAVAAGKHSLFTTDEANETLAVLLAVLHSADEGRLRAALSTVLLGLTATTIAAFDHDSVAYRHWQLQALRWRERVQSAGPLGLLSDLCAAHAERLLGLFDGERRLSNYLQLGELLQQAHRRALGLHGLVDWLRRRIAAAKDDDEAQLLRLESDARRVQIVTLHKSKGLEYPLVFLPYVGIGRSHAGPGRYCVVHDAEQGRGLYWCIDKQAPDWEQAEAAWKHEQRAEEARLLYVGLTRAKHALWIATGSFYHTERTALWPLLRDPQALTAHPGIVFDAAVPPSTVPRLTPEHAHSVPPARPAQRVLVSEWWVYSFTQLAHANAGTDSEASRRVTELPSGGQDEPALALDVIEQGVSGTEVLADSRFIGTRFGVALHEVFERTDFVAWCAWRADAPVPVTERAVLVEALRGSGYVAEDVDAGVALLTPLVGHTLTSVLPEGVRLCDVPVTERRPEIEFQFVMRPTVVDALLTLLHEHGLVRQRQGFGMRRRLEGLMTGMIDLIYRHAGRWYVLDYKSNRLPGYTPAHLAAAMADSEYDLQALIYTVALHRWLRFRLGDGYNYARDMGGIRYLFCRGVDAARTDAVGVHAQSFAPALIAAVDAMFSGACP; this is translated from the coding sequence ATGAGCGCCGCGCCTGACCCCTATCTGACCTTGCCGTTGCAAGGCGTGCGTCTCATCGAAGCCTCCGCGGGGACCGGCAAAACCTTCACGATGGCGACCCTGGTGACCCGGCTGATTGTCGAGCGTGGCTTACGCATCGGCCACATTCTGGCGGTGACCTTCACGGATGCGGCGACCCAGGAGTTACGCACCCGGATCCGCGAACGCCTGGTCCTGGCCGCCCGCCTGGTGCCGCACGCCGCTGCGGGGCTGGTGACCGTTGCGTCCCAACAGCCGCAGGTGCCGGATGGCAGAGTGGATGCCCCAGCGCAGCATGTGACCCGCGTGACTCCTGTGGTCGCTGGTCTCGCGTCACCTGAAGCGCCGGATGTGGCGTTGAGCCTGCATATCCTGCGTACCTACCTGGCGGCCAGTGATGAGACGCCAGAGACCTTACGCTGGCGTTTGCAACAGGCGGCCGACGAAATCGACCTGGCTGCGATTTTCACCATTCATGGCTTTTGCGCACGGGTGCTGTGTGAGCATGCGCTGGAGGCCGGGCAAAGCTTCACCCCACCCACGTTGTTGGCCAGTGACCGTGATCTACTGCACGAGCTGGCCACCGATCTGTGGCGTCAAGGGATGGCTGATGCGGAGGCCGTCGATGACCTGATACACCTGTGGCCCGGTGGGGCGGAGATGCTGGCTCAGGACCTAGGTGACCTGCTGTACCAGCCGCGCTTGTACCCGGTGCCATCACAGGAGAATGCGGTGGGGATGGGCGATGCTGCGCTTGCCACCGCTGAAGCCACGTTGCGCCATGTCTGGCAGGCACATGGCGCGGCGTTACGCATCGCACTGCACACGGCTTTGGAAGATGGCGTCCTCAGCAAGACCAGCTACAAACCTGATGCGCTGAACGAGCTGTCCGACTGGCTGGAGCGCTGGACCGTGGCACCAGAGACGTGTCCTGTGCCACATCCGAAGCTGGAGACATTGACGGCGGCAGCATTGCAGGCCGGCACCCGTAAGCATAGCGCCGGACGTCTGCCCATCTCCCCGGTGAGCGGGGCGGTGGAGCGTTACCTGGATGCTTTGGTGTCTGTCGACGTGGCTCGCGCACAGCGTCGCTTACGTCGTCTGCATCTGTTGCGTGCAGAGGCCCGGGTGCGCCTGACGGCGCTCAAACGCCAACGTCGCGTCCAGACCTATGACGATTTGATCGAAGGTGTAGCCCAGGCGCTGGACGGCGTGTATGGCCTGACCCTGGTGCGGCGCCTGCGCGAACAGTACCGGATCGCACTTGTCGATGAGTTTCAAGATACCGACATCACCCAATGGCGCATCTTTCATCACGTGTTTGGTGATGCGGCGCTGGTGCATACCGCCGGACTGACCCCGGCATTGTTTCTGATTGGAGATCCCAAGCAGGCCATCTATGGCTTTCGCGGCGGGGATGTACATACCTATCTTGCCGCGGCGGCCCGTGCTGAGCGCGCCCCGCCGTTGGAGCGTAATTTCCGCTCGCGTCCGGTATTACTGCGTGCCATCCAGGCGCTGTATGCACAAGGGGGTGAAGATGCGTTCCTGACCCCAGGTATCGCCTTCCATCCGGTGCAGCCGGGAACACAATGTAGCGCTGCCGACCTGAGTCACGCCGGTGTTGATGCGCCAGCCCTGGTGGTGTGGCAGGCCCCGCCGCCGCTGGACAGCACCGCCCGGGGCAAGCCGAAACCCTGGAGTGCGGAGGCCGCGCGCACCCTGTGTACCGATGCATGCGTGCATGCGATTTACCGATGGCTTGCCGACGCCCAGACGGGACGTGCCATGTTGGAGGGCCGCCCCGTGTGCGCCGGCGACATCGCCGTGCTGGTGCGCAATCACCGTGAGGCAGCGTTACTGCAGCAGGCGCTGGCGCGTGCCGGGATTCCTGCCGTCGCTGCCGGGAAACACAGCCTGTTTACCACGGACGAAGCCAATGAAACGCTGGCCGTATTGCTGGCCGTCCTGCACAGTGCTGACGAAGGCCGGCTGCGTGCGGCGCTCTCCACCGTGCTGCTTGGGCTGACCGCCACGACAATCGCGGCATTCGATCATGACAGCGTTGCCTACCGCCACTGGCAACTTCAGGCGTTGCGCTGGCGTGAACGTGTGCAGAGCGCTGGCCCGCTGGGGCTGCTGAGTGACTTGTGTGCAGCGCATGCCGAACGCCTACTTGGTCTGTTCGATGGCGAGCGCCGTCTAAGCAACTATCTGCAACTGGGCGAACTGCTACAGCAAGCCCACCGGCGCGCCCTGGGCTTGCACGGCTTGGTCGATTGGCTGCGGCGGCGGATCGCTGCGGCCAAGGACGATGATGAAGCACAGTTACTGCGTCTGGAGTCAGATGCGCGGCGGGTGCAGATTGTCACCCTGCATAAGAGCAAGGGCTTGGAGTACCCATTGGTGTTTCTGCCTTACGTTGGCATTGGTCGTTCCCATGCTGGCCCAGGCCGTTACTGCGTCGTGCACGATGCCGAGCAAGGGCGCGGCCTGTATTGGTGTATTGATAAGCAGGCCCCAGATTGGGAGCAGGCCGAGGCCGCTTGGAAACATGAACAGCGCGCTGAAGAGGCACGCTTACTGTACGTGGGGCTGACCCGTGCCAAGCATGCCCTCTGGATCGCGACCGGCAGCTTTTATCACACTGAACGCACCGCGTTATGGCCGCTGCTGCGTGACCCGCAGGCGTTGACGGCGCACCCTGGCATCGTGTTTGACGCTGCGGTGCCACCGTCCACGGTGCCCCGGTTGACGCCTGAACACGCTCACAGTGTGCCGCCCGCGCGGCCGGCGCAACGTGTACTGGTCTCGGAGTGGTGGGTGTACAGCTTTACCCAGTTGGCGCATGCCAACGCGGGGACTGATTCCGAGGCCAGCCGCCGTGTCACTGAGCTCCCCAGTGGCGGTCAGGACGAACCCGCACTGGCGCTGGATGTGATCGAGCAGGGCGTCTCCGGGACCGAGGTCCTAGCCGACTCACGTTTTATCGGCACCCGCTTTGGTGTCGCACTGCACGAGGTGTTTGAGCGCACCGACTTTGTGGCGTGGTGTGCGTGGCGTGCCGATGCCCCCGTGCCTGTTACTGAACGTGCTGTGTTGGTTGAGGCGCTACGCGGCAGTGGCTACGTGGCCGAGGACGTGGACGCCGGAGTGGCGCTGCTGACTCCATTGGTCGGCCATACCTTGACCAGCGTCCTCCCCGAGGGGGTACGTCTATGCGACGTGCCGGTCACGGAGCGGCGCCCGGAGATCGAGTTTCAATTTGTCATGCGTCCGACGGTGGTTGATGCGTTACTTACATTGCTGCATGAGCACGGCTTGGTACGGCAGCGTCAGGGCTTCGGGATGCGGCGTCGGTTGGAAGGACTGATGACCGGCATGATCGACCTGATTTATCGCCACGCCGGACGTTGGTACGTGCTTGATTACAAGAGCAATCGCTTGCCTGGCTACACGCCAGCGCATCTAGCCGCGGCGATGGCTGACAGTGAGTACGACTTGCAGGCGCTTATCTACACAGTGGCATTGCACCGCTGGCTGCGCTTCCGTTTGGGGGATGGCTACAACTATGCGCGTGATATGGGCGGCATCCGTTATCTGTTCTGCCGTGGTGTGGACGCAGCGCGTACCGATGCAGTCGGCGTGCATGCGCAGTCCTTTGCTCCTGCGTTGATTGCTGCGGTCGACGCGATGTTCAGCGGAGCGTGTCCATGA